A segment of the Patescibacteria group bacterium genome:
TATTTTTTTTATACCCATATATCCAGTAGCGTTTACATATGCCATGATTAAGTATCGTCTAATGGATATTCGTCTTGTAATATCCAAAAGTATTCTTTATGTAATTTTGGTCAGTGTAGTTACATTTACTTTTACTGTTTTTACGTTTTTGGCAGGTAGAATATTTGCAGAAACATCAGATTTTTCTGGATTATTAGTAACATTTATCGTTTCTCTCGTTGTTGTTATAGGATTAGATCCACTAAAACGTTTCTTATCAAAAATTACGGATAATATATTTTATAAAGGAAAAATAGATTATCAAGAAGTGCTTAGAAAATTGAGCGAAATTATTGCTATAGAAATTGATCTGAACAAATTATTGATTAATTTATCAAATACTTTAAGCAAACTTATAAAATGTGAGAATGTAGATTTTTTACATTTACAAGATATTGCTGGTATATACAGGGGTGTTTCGGACAAGAACATTTTGATAACAAAAAATGATAATATTTTTAATTACATAAATGATAAAAGGGAAATTATAATAACAGAAGAATTAGAAAGATTATCTTTTGAATCAAATAATACTTATGATTTAGTAGGTATTGTAGATAGATTGAAAAAAATGCAAATAGGTCTTATAGCTCCTGTTTTGGCAGAGGGTAAAATTACTGCATTTTTAATAATAACAAAAAAGTTGTCTGGAGATATATTTTCTGCACAAGATGTAAATCTAATTTCCGTTCTTACTCCTCAGATTGCAAATGCACTTGAGAAAGCAAAACTATATGGAGAAATTCAGAAGTTTAATATTAATTTGCAAGACAAAGTAGATCAAGCTACAAAAGAATTGAAACAAGTAAATATAGATCTTGCTAGTAGAAACAAATATTTAGTAGCACTTCAAAAGATAAGTAGTACTATTACTAGAACTCTTGATTTATCTGCTGTTATTGAATTTATTGCTTCAAGTGTCAGAAATGAACTTGGATTTATAGGTGGTGTAGTAAATTTTGTAGACGAGGATGGCAAATATATTTATATAGGCGGAATGAGTGCAGATGAAAGTGTTAGAAATGCTGTAAGTGTTCTCAAAAAAGATCCAAGAGAATACAAGATTTTTTTGAAAGAAAAAAATAATATAGCTATAAAATCTATAGTTACTGGTGAAATACAAAAAAGTGATAAGGTGTATGATTTTTTTGTACCTGCTATTAGTGAATTAGATGCTAACAAAATACAAGAATCTTTGAAAATAAAATCTGGAATTTCTGTTCCTATATATTCTGAAAATAGAATAATAGGATCTATTGATTTCTTTTTGGAAAAAACAATAGATCGAATAAAAAAGGAGGACTTGGATGTTATGAAAGCATTAGCAGATCAGACAGGTCTTGTTATTAGAAATTTGAATTTGTACAGAGAGCTTAGTAGTAAAAATATGGAGCTAAAAGATGCAAATATCCATCTAAAGAAGCTAGATCAAGCAAAGTCTGAATTTTTATCTATTGCATCTCATCAACTTAGAACTCCTCTTACTGGAATCAAAGGCTATTTATCTATGATTATAGAGGGGGATTATGGAAAAGTACCTGATAGATTGCTAAAAATTATAAAAGAAGTTTTTGAGGCAGGAGATAGAATGAGTAGACTAGTAAATGTGTTTTTGAATGTGTCTAGAATAGAGTCAGGTAGATTGAAATTAGATTTTTCTGAAGTTGATATTGCTAGTGTTATTGACAGATGTATAAAAGATTTAGAATCAAATGCAAAGAAGAAAAACATTGTTTTGAATTTCAAGGATTCAAGATCAGATGATAAAAAAGATAAAAAAATTAATGCAGACCCTGATAAATTAAAAGATACAATTTTGAATTTGATTGACAATGCTATAAAGTATACAGAAAAAGGTTCTGTGGTAGTTGAGCTAAGTAATGATAAAAATAATGTTATAGTGAAAATAAAAGATACTGGAATAGGACTTAGTGATTCAGAAATAGATAGATTGTTTAGCAAGTTTTCAAGAGGAGATGATAGTGCAAAAATAAATACTGATGGATCAGGTTTGGGACTTTATATAGCTAGAAAAATTGTTGAAGCTCATGATGGTAAAATTTGGGTTGAAAGTGAAGGGAAGGGCAAGGGAAGTACATTTCAATTTACTTTATCATTTAATAAAGTAAATATAGAGAAGGAATAATAGTTTTTTATGTATGTTATTTATGAACAATTTCAGAAAAGCAGAATTATTGTATTTTTTACATATATTATAATAGCTTTTTTGTTGTTGTTTATTATAATTCGTAGTGGACTTCCAAATACAACAAGTATTGTTTTATTTTTTGTATTTTTATTTGATATTTATTTGTTTATTTGTTTTTATAAATTAACATTTAAAATAACAAGTGAAGGAATTGAATTTGGTTTTGGCATTTTTAAAAGAAAAATAAAAAAAGATAAAATACAATCTATTTTTATAGACAACTCTGTGAGTATATTCATTGGCTATGGAATAAGGTTTGGAAAAAATAAGACACTTGGTTTTATAGCAAGAGTAGGAGATGGGTTAACTATAAAAACAAAATATGGATTAGTATTTTTTGTAAGTTTAGATGATCCTAAAACAGCATTAGATATAATAAAACAAAATAATTATGTATAAGACATTAAAAAATATAGAAAATTTAAAATCCAAAAAAGTTTTATTGAAATTAGATTTGAATTTATCATTTTTAAAAAATGGTCAAATTGATCCAGAAAATGCTTTTAGAATAGAAGCATCACTAGAAACTATAAAGTATTTAATAAATAAAAATGCAAAGATAGTAATAATTTCATATATTGGTAGACCAGATGGTAAATTTGATAAAAAATACAAAATGGATTCTGTGGCAAAAATACTTTCCAAATATTTGAAAAAAAATGTTAAGAAATTAGATAGTGCTTTGCCTGAGGAAATATCTTCTCATATAGAAAAAATGAAAAATAAAGAAGTGATTCTTTTAGAAAATATAAGATTTTATAAAGAAGAAATGACAAATGATGAAATTTTTGCAAAAAATTTGGCAAAACTTTTTGACTTATACATAAACGATTCATTTTCAAATGCACATAGAAAACATATGTCGTCTTGCTCCATCACAAATTTTCTACCTAGTTATATGGGACTTAGATTTGAATATGAAATATTATATTTAAATAAAATATTGAATTCAAAGTTTAGTAAATCAGTTCTTATAATGGGTGGAGCAAAAGCAGAGACAAAACTTCCTGTTATTTCAAAATTAAAAAACAAATTTGAAGTAATCCTTTTAGGAGGAGTTTTGGCTAATAATTTTTTGTATTCAAGAAATTGTAATATAGGAAAATCTCTTTTTGAAAAAGATTTGATAAATGAGTCAAAAAAAATAGATTCCAAAAAAATAATTCTTCCAGTAGATGTTGTAGTTTCAAATAAAATAGATGCCAAATCCAAATCCTATATAAAATATATTAGTGACATTTCAAAAGATGATATAATTTTAGATATAGGCCCAGAGACTATAAAATTATTTTCTAAATATATAAAACAGGCAAAATTTGTTTTGTGGAATGGGCCTTTGGGATATTTTGAAATCAAAAAATATAGAAATTCTACCGAAATTATTGTAAAGGAAATAAAAAAATCAAAAGCACTATCATATTCTGGAGGTGGAGAAACTGTAGCACTTCTAAGTGAGTTAAATATGAAAAATGCTTTCAATTTTATATCAACTGGTGGTGGTGCTATGCTTGAATTTTTGTCTGGAAAAAAATTACCTGGTTTAGAATCACTTAAAAATAACAAAAAAAAGTAGTATGCCAAAAATAGAAAAAATAATAGCAAGAGAAATTTTGGACTCAAGAGGTAATCCTACTGTTAGTGCTACTGTTTTTTTGGATAATGATAAATATTATTTTGCATCTGTACCGTCTGGATCTTCTGTTTCTAGTTTTGAAGCATTTGAACTGAGAGATGGAGATGGTTCTAGATATAGGGGATTGGGAGTTTTAAGAGCTGTTGATAATATAAATACAAAAATAAATAGTCTTTTGAAGGGTCAAACAGTTGATGATCCCATATCTATTGATAAGCAAATAATAGAATTAGATGCTACAGAAAATAAAACAAACTTGGGAGCAAATGCAATACTTCCTGTTTCTATGGCTATAAATAGGGCAGCTGCAGAATCTAGTCATATGCCATTGTATAAGTTTATAAATAAGTATTATAATTTTTCTACCAAGCCAAGTTTGCCAATACCTATAGTTAATGTGATAAATGGAGCTAAGCACGCAGATTCAAATTTGGATATTCAAGAGTTTTGGATTATCCC
Coding sequences within it:
- a CDS encoding ATP-binding protein; the encoded protein is MLNVFSIFLLLTSILSFLLGFLVLFKRSKKNTMTLAFLGLTFFTSLWALSYYLSISINNYDIAIFWAKMVTFNSIWIPIFLFNWVRLFLKDIGLRKVHFNDYVMYVSYFLGFFFSFFSFSKLMISSFEQKLFFSVWPNPGILYHFYFIFCYVGLSFYTGIILLKYYKIARGYARNQIKYVSIGCIVALMGGISNFFLWYNILIPPYGIFFIPIYPVAFTYAMIKYRLMDIRLVISKSILYVILVSVVTFTFTVFTFLAGRIFAETSDFSGLLVTFIVSLVVVIGLDPLKRFLSKITDNIFYKGKIDYQEVLRKLSEIIAIEIDLNKLLINLSNTLSKLIKCENVDFLHLQDIAGIYRGVSDKNILITKNDNIFNYINDKREIIITEELERLSFESNNTYDLVGIVDRLKKMQIGLIAPVLAEGKITAFLIITKKLSGDIFSAQDVNLISVLTPQIANALEKAKLYGEIQKFNINLQDKVDQATKELKQVNIDLASRNKYLVALQKISSTITRTLDLSAVIEFIASSVRNELGFIGGVVNFVDEDGKYIYIGGMSADESVRNAVSVLKKDPREYKIFLKEKNNIAIKSIVTGEIQKSDKVYDFFVPAISELDANKIQESLKIKSGISVPIYSENRIIGSIDFFLEKTIDRIKKEDLDVMKALADQTGLVIRNLNLYRELSSKNMELKDANIHLKKLDQAKSEFLSIASHQLRTPLTGIKGYLSMIIEGDYGKVPDRLLKIIKEVFEAGDRMSRLVNVFLNVSRIESGRLKLDFSEVDIASVIDRCIKDLESNAKKKNIVLNFKDSRSDDKKDKKINADPDKLKDTILNLIDNAIKYTEKGSVVVELSNDKNNVIVKIKDTGIGLSDSEIDRLFSKFSRGDDSAKINTDGSGLGLYIARKIVEAHDGKIWVESEGKGKGSTFQFTLSFNKVNIEKE
- the pgk gene encoding phosphoglycerate kinase, producing the protein MYKTLKNIENLKSKKVLLKLDLNLSFLKNGQIDPENAFRIEASLETIKYLINKNAKIVIISYIGRPDGKFDKKYKMDSVAKILSKYLKKNVKKLDSALPEEISSHIEKMKNKEVILLENIRFYKEEMTNDEIFAKNLAKLFDLYINDSFSNAHRKHMSSCSITNFLPSYMGLRFEYEILYLNKILNSKFSKSVLIMGGAKAETKLPVISKLKNKFEVILLGGVLANNFLYSRNCNIGKSLFEKDLINESKKIDSKKIILPVDVVVSNKIDAKSKSYIKYISDISKDDIILDIGPETIKLFSKYIKQAKFVLWNGPLGYFEIKKYRNSTEIIVKEIKKSKALSYSGGGETVALLSELNMKNAFNFISTGGGAMLEFLSGKKLPGLESLKNNKKK